TACTGTTGCAGAGCAGGAGCGGATATCTGCAGGTATTTCCGGCGGTTCCGGGGGGATGGAAAGACGTTGCTTTTACTGATTTGAGAGGAGAAGGCGCGTTCCTGATCAGCGCAGCAAAAAAGGGCGGCGTAGCAAAGCACGTGCAGGTTACTGCCGAAAAAGGCGGGTTACTGAAAATCAAACTGCCGTTTGAGCACTGGAAGATCAAAGGTTTCGCGGGCGTAGAGGCCAAAGAAGACCAGAACGGATTGGTAAGTGTGACTATGAAAAAAGGGCAAACCATCATTTTCGAGAACTCGATTTAGCAGCTGGCCCGGATAAACCAGGCAGCAAAGAATGGAGGCTATCGAGGACAATTCCTGCATTCGATTTTTTCACTGCTGCAGGAGTCGTCTCCGGGACTTTTACTTCTTTAAAATACCCTTTTCAACACTGTCATTGATCAGCTGCTCTGCGTATTTCCAGATCAGATCGGAGCCCTGCTGGATAACCTGTTTTTTGCTGTGCACCTTTTCATAGTTCACGCCGAACTCATTCCACGTGCCGCCATTGTTTGAAGTATTCTGAAGCAACGGTTCCAGTCGGTCCATAGCCCGGGCGAATTTGGCTTCATTTGTTTGCCCCTCTTCAAATTCTTCCCAAATAGCAATCAATTCACTTGCCTGATCGTCCGGCAATATCCCGAAGATCCGGTTGGCAGCTTTTCTTTCTTCTTCCGTATTGCTGTGGCTTTTGTTTACGTCATAGATGAAGGTGTCGCCGGCGTCTATTTCGACGATATCGTGGATCAGCAGCATTTTAATTACTTTGAGCAGGTCAATCTGAAAGTTGGCGTGCCCGGATAAAATAACGGCCATCAAAGCAAGGTGCCAGCTATGCTCCGCGTCATTTTCGTTCCGGTCACTGTTTAACAGTTTCGTTTTACGAATAATGTATTTAAGCTTGTCCACTTCCTTGATGAACTCAATTTGCTTTAAAAGGTTAGTCAATTCCATTTGTCTATGTTTTGGATTGCTGCAAATTAGTGGAAAAATAGCGATGCCTCCGGAACCTGCTGCCCTTTGTTTTCATGGTATCCTCACTAAACCCTTACCGGTTTGCGTTACTTCAGTATTGCCATCAGTAAAAATGTGCGCCGTTTTCGGATCTGGTTTGATCTGAGACCGGGCTTTTCTTCAAATCAAATCACAATAATATGAAGTGTCCATCTTGCAACGAAACGCTCTTGATGAGCGATAAAAAAGGAATTGAAATTGACTATTGCCCCAACTGTCGTGGCATTTGGCTCGACCGGGGCGAACTGGAAAAGATAATCGAGCGCTCGGCTGACCATTACTCAAAAAAGGAAAACTACGACTCCGATTACAAAAAGTACGGTTATGGCGAGTACCGATCCGATCACGGGCATAAGTACCCGCATAAAAAGAAGTCCTTTTTGAGCGAACTATTTGACTAGTGATTTTCAGTAAACCCGGGGGCAGGCTACTGCCGTCAGTTTTCAGAACCTGATACGCGTCAACCTTTGGTTCTCTCTTTGAAGCGATGGTAGCGGTTTCCCGGTTTTTTTAGTACTCTGTCGCAGTGAGTAAATACGAAATGTGGCAGAGTACTGACTTCTCAGAAAGGATTTTCTTCCTTTCACTCAATCAATATCCTCACCTGAGAGTCAGCGTTTTTGCAAATAGCGAATAGCAAAACTACTGACATCGTATAAGGCAGTAACTCTTTTTCAACCCTTGAATTTCTTTACGCAAGTGGCAAATCTCGAATGCTGCGACTTTGCGGTATGACTGTGTGACCCACAGATTCGCATCAAACAGGCTCTGCCCGCCGTACCCGCCTTTCCTTATATACGTCGTTTTTGATTTTGAATAAAAATTAGGTTTGTTTTTTCTTAAGTAAGAGTAGGGGAAGTTTAATGCAAAAAAGTCTTGTAATTGTAATGTACCAACTTTAATCCTATCAATGCAGGATAGCCTCAACAAAGAAGAGCAAAAGCAGCAGAATTGGCCGTTAAATCCAGCAGCTCAAAGCGAACCGGAGGCCAGAGAATTGGATGCCAACCTGTTTTTGAGAATGACGTTTAAGGAAGAGCCCTGCAAAGGACTGGAATTGCTGTTTCGCAAATTCTACAAGCCTTTGTGCAGCCATGCAGCCCGGTTTGTTTATTCAAAACAAATCGCGGAGGACCTGGTAAGTGAAGTCTTTTTTCAGTTTTACCGCACCAAAGCCTATGAGAATATAACTTCCTCATACACCAGCTATCTTTTCAGGAGTGTCCGTAACGAATGCTATACCTACATGCAGCGGGAGTTTGGAAGGATGAACACCATAGAGTCATCCACCGAAGAAAGCCATTGGGACACGCGGCCGCAACCCGATGCTGAGATGCATTACAATAATCTTTTTTTAAAAGTAAATGATGTGATCGGAAGGCTCCCCACACAATGCCAGCGTGTGTTTCTGATGAGCCGGTTTGAAAGTAAAAAGTACAATGAAATCGCCAGTGAGCTTCACATATCTCCCAAGACAGTGGAAGTCCATATTTCAAGGGCACTTAGATATCTGCGTACCGCTCTCCACGATGAATGGATGATTTCGAGCCTGATCTGCATATTAAGTGCCTCACTTATTGAATACTGAACGGAGCTGCGGACCAGCTGCTCGTGAGACCCTATTGAAATGAGAACATCTATATCTAAATACACGCTTTTTGAATATTTGTCGGGCCGGTCGAACCCGCTGGAGAAGCAGCTCGTCATGGAGTGGATTTCCAATCCGGAAAATACCGAAACCTTTTACGAATGGCTGTTACAGTACGAAATGCAAAGCCCTCAGTTCCATCCTGATCAGGAAAAAGCAATTGTTTCACTTCTGCAAAAGATCAATGAGAACGTTAGCCAGGATGAGGATTATATCGAGACAGGTGGGAGCGTATATGTGCACAAAACCAAATATCCTGTCAAGCGGATATTGTCGATAGCCGCTTGCGTTTTGCTGACTGTTGGCGCAGGATGGTGGTTTCGTGACCCTGTTATGTATAAAACGTACCAGACAGGTTACGGGCAAACGACAGACATTTTCCTCGAAGACGGAAGCAAAGTGGCCCTCAATGCCAATTCTTCCCTGAAAGTACCCCGCTTTGGTTTCAGCAGCGATGCGAGAGAGGTTTTCCTGGCGGGCGAGGGTGAATTTAGTGTGAGCCATACAGTTGACAACAAACGGTTTATCGTTAAAACTTCGGAGAAGTTTCAGGTGGAAGTACTCGGAACGCAATTCTCCGTATTTGCCCGGCCAAGGGGTACCAAAGTGGCGCTTATCAGCGGGAGCGTGCGGGTAGATTATGACTCTAAAAGAAGAGAGGTCATGATGGAACCGGGAGATCTTGTCGTCCTGGACAAGCAGGGCGAAGTTCAGGTGGAAAAAAACCAGGATACCAAAACTTTCTCGTCCTGGAAAGAGCAACGCTATGTTTTTGATGGCACATCCCTAAATGATATCGCTGCGATGGTTGAAGAGAATTTCGGGATCCCGGTTGCCATAGCGGACCAGGAGACGCGGTTACGGACTATTACCGGAAATTTTAAAACCAAAAATGCTGATGAGCTCTTAAAAACGATATCGGAAGCGCTCGATCTGAAAATGAGCGTTTCCGGAGATTCAATTCTTCTAAGTCCCAATTAATCAATCCTTAACCTTTTTATTTATGCAACTAAAGTTATCCGCAAAACAGTGGCTGGCAATAGGACTGACGATGATGATTCAGGCCTCACCCGCGGCAAATGCGCAATCTCTTGCCTTTCATTCCTTGCCTGCGAAACTACCGGGAGCGGAAAGGCAGGAAATGAAACTGAGGAATGTCCTTTTGAATATGCAAAAGCACTATGGTGTGGAAATCGTATTTGAAGAAAGGTTGGTTGGTGCGATGAGTATATCTGCCCATACCGTCAACTTCACGGAGTCTATTGAAAAGAATCTGGATAATGTATTGCGGCGAAGCGGGTTGAAATACAAAAAAACCAGAAAAAATACTTTTGTAATTACCGAAGCTGATAAGGATAAAAAAGCCGAGTCGGCAAAACCGGAAGAGTCGGCCCTGATGCAAATTCCGGAGCGGGAACTGGAAACTGCGCCTGTTTCCCTGGTTGCCGCGATTGCTGAAAAGCAGATAACCGGTAAAGTTTCCGACGAAAACGGGGCCGCATTGCCGGGAGTCAGCGTTTTGCTGAAAGGTACGCAGCGAGGTACCTCCACCGGGGCCGAGGGTGATTTCAAACTGGACATTCCGGACGATCAGGCCGGGGCTACGCTGGTGTTCAGCTTTGTAGGTTACAAAGCGCAGGAAGTGGTAGTTGGCAATCAAACCAATCTGACCGTAAGCATGGTACCCGATGATAACGCGCTGGATGAAGTCGTGGTCGTGGGTTATGGAACAGTCAGGAAATCGGATTTGACGGGAGCAGTAGGGGTTGTAAAAGCGGAAGCTTTGCAGGAACGCCCCGCTTCTTCATTGAGCCAGGGCTTATCGGGCCGCCTCTCGGGTGTAAATGTGTCGTCCAACTCCGGAAGGCCGGGCGGAAGGACTACGATCCGGATACGCGGTATCAGCTCTTTGAGCGTTGCCAATGATCCACTTTACGTAATAGACGGGGTGATCATCAGTTCGCCTGTTCAGGATGTGGGATCGGGCAGAGTGGGACTTGTGAACGGGAGCAGCCCGATAGATTACCTCAATCCAAATGATATTGCATCTATTGAAGTTCTCAAGGACGCTTCCTCCACGGCGATTTACGGGGCCCGCGGTGCCAACGGGGTAATTATCGTCACAACAAAGCGCGGAACTTCGGGTGGCGGAAGAGTAACCTATGACTCCGATTTCAGTTTGGGTGTCCTGCCGAAAAAATTGCCTCTGCTGAATGCAAAGGAATTTCTGGAAGTAGAAGACCGTGCTTTTTTGAATGCCAGGAAATACGATCCGGATGCTTTCGATGCTGCCGGGAACAGCACAAAGTATACAGACCCGAAACTGAAAAGGACGAACCCGTTATTGTTTGACACACAGGGAAATCCGTTGTATGATACCGACTGGCAGGATGAAACATTTAAGCCGGCTTTTACACAAAACCACCAGCTCGGATTTACGGGTGGTACCGAGAAGGGAACCTTCGGAGCGTTTTTGAACTATCGTAACGAGGACGGTCTGGCGGCCGGTTCGTGGCAGAAAAGATTTGCAGGTCGTTTCGTATTTGATACCCAGATCAAAAGCTGGCTGAAAGTGGGTGGTACGCTGGGTTATACCGACCAGAACGAAAAGCAGGTGGATATCCTGGGCGGCGGAGGGATTACGATGATGCGCCAGGTACTGGAAGGACTACCGATCATCCCCGTGAAGTATCCGGACGGCAGCTGGGCCAGCAACCGGGACTATCCGGGAATGGAAGGCGGCGACAGCCCGTTGCGCGTAGGTACTGATGTGTTGAACTTACTGAAAACCCAGACCGTGCTGGGTAATATGTACGTTGCCATCAATCTGGCGGAAGGTCTGGAGCTGAGATCTACGATCGGAACCAATATCATCAACCAGCGAACTGACTACTTTGCCCCCAGAGGAATGAAGTACATTTCTGATAACGGCGATGCCTATGTCGACAATAACAGGTTTAACTCCTGGCAGTTTGAAAACTACCTGACTTATAACAAAGAATTCGGCAAAATCCATAATATCAATGCCATGGCCGGGTTGTCGTGGCAGCATATGGACCAGTTCCGAAACAGGGCAAGTACCCAGGGCTTTACGGACTCCTTTTTTCAGTATAATAACCTGGGGGTAGGAGCAAGTCCGCAGGCACCTTCCTCGTATTCACTGGCTTATGGTTTGAACTCCTATTTCGCCCGTTTGAACTACACTTTGCTTAATAAATACCTGTTCACTTTCACTGGCAGGGCTGATGGTTCGTCTAAATTCGGGGGAAATAATCAGTTTGCCTTTTTCCCTTCCGCAGCTGTGGCATGGCGGGTCATGGAAGAGGAATTCATGAAAGGTGTTCCTTCCATCTCTAACCTGAAACTCAGGGCCAGCTATGGCGTAACGGGTAACTCTGAAATACCGGCTTACAGAGCATTGGCGGGGCTTGGTAATTACACCGTAATCTTTGGCGGGGTACGGAATAGCGGGATAGGCACAGGACGTATCGCCAACCCGGATTTACGTTGGGAAAAAACACAACAGATCGATGTAGGTCTTGAATTGGGTTTGTTTTCCAACCGGTTGAATTTTGAACTGGATTTGTACCGCAGAAAAGTTGAAGATATGCTACTGAATGCGCCACTACCTTACAGCAGTGGGTACGCCAATATTTATTCGAATGTCGGAAGTATGCAAAATACGGGGGTAGAATTCGCATTGAATACCACGAACGTCAGAACGGAAGCATTTTCATGGAACACTACTTTCAATATTTCCGTGAACAAAAACAAGGTTTTAACCCTTGCCAATAAAAATGCCCCCATTATTCAGGGCAACACCATTATACAGGTGGGTGAGCCCGTGGGATCTTTTTTTGGAAGGATTACCCAAGGAACCTGGGGTAGCGACGAGGCCGATGAAGCCAAAAGATACGGCCTGGAATCCGGGGATATCAAGCACCAGGATCTGAATAACGATGGTACCATCAACGACCTCGACAGAACTATTATCGGTCGTGGTGTCCCCAAAGGGTTTGGTACATTCCTGAATACCTTCCAGTACAAGGCATTGTCGCTGACCGTTGACCTGCAATTCATGTATGGCAATGATGTTCTCAACAGGAGCATTCACTCCGCCGAAGACCGGCAGGGGCAGGCTAACAGCTACAAAACGGTACTGAATGCCTGGACAGAAACCAATCAAAATACTGAAATCGCACAACTTCGTCCGCTGATTGCCGGCTATACGACCGTTAATGACAGCCACAAAATTACAGACGCTTCCTTTATCCGTGGACGCAACCTGCTGCTGGCCTACACGTTTTCCCCTGAGTTAACTTCCAGGCTGAAATTAGACCGATTGAGAGTATACGGATCGGTTCA
This Dyadobacter sp. UC 10 DNA region includes the following protein-coding sequences:
- a CDS encoding RNA polymerase sigma-70 factor — protein: MQDSLNKEEQKQQNWPLNPAAQSEPEARELDANLFLRMTFKEEPCKGLELLFRKFYKPLCSHAARFVYSKQIAEDLVSEVFFQFYRTKAYENITSSYTSYLFRSVRNECYTYMQREFGRMNTIESSTEESHWDTRPQPDAEMHYNNLFLKVNDVIGRLPTQCQRVFLMSRFESKKYNEIASELHISPKTVEVHISRALRYLRTALHDEWMISSLICILSASLIEY
- a CDS encoding TFIIB-type zinc ribbon-containing protein, translating into MKCPSCNETLLMSDKKGIEIDYCPNCRGIWLDRGELEKIIERSADHYSKKENYDSDYKKYGYGEYRSDHGHKYPHKKKSFLSELFD
- a CDS encoding FecR family protein, giving the protein MRTSISKYTLFEYLSGRSNPLEKQLVMEWISNPENTETFYEWLLQYEMQSPQFHPDQEKAIVSLLQKINENVSQDEDYIETGGSVYVHKTKYPVKRILSIAACVLLTVGAGWWFRDPVMYKTYQTGYGQTTDIFLEDGSKVALNANSSLKVPRFGFSSDAREVFLAGEGEFSVSHTVDNKRFIVKTSEKFQVEVLGTQFSVFARPRGTKVALISGSVRVDYDSKRREVMMEPGDLVVLDKQGEVQVEKNQDTKTFSSWKEQRYVFDGTSLNDIAAMVEENFGIPVAIADQETRLRTITGNFKTKNADELLKTISEALDLKMSVSGDSILLSPN
- a CDS encoding HD domain-containing protein — translated: MELTNLLKQIEFIKEVDKLKYIIRKTKLLNSDRNENDAEHSWHLALMAVILSGHANFQIDLLKVIKMLLIHDIVEIDAGDTFIYDVNKSHSNTEEERKAANRIFGILPDDQASELIAIWEEFEEGQTNEAKFARAMDRLEPLLQNTSNNGGTWNEFGVNYEKVHSKKQVIQQGSDLIWKYAEQLINDSVEKGILKK
- a CDS encoding SusC/RagA family TonB-linked outer membrane protein, with the protein product MQLKLSAKQWLAIGLTMMIQASPAANAQSLAFHSLPAKLPGAERQEMKLRNVLLNMQKHYGVEIVFEERLVGAMSISAHTVNFTESIEKNLDNVLRRSGLKYKKTRKNTFVITEADKDKKAESAKPEESALMQIPERELETAPVSLVAAIAEKQITGKVSDENGAALPGVSVLLKGTQRGTSTGAEGDFKLDIPDDQAGATLVFSFVGYKAQEVVVGNQTNLTVSMVPDDNALDEVVVVGYGTVRKSDLTGAVGVVKAEALQERPASSLSQGLSGRLSGVNVSSNSGRPGGRTTIRIRGISSLSVANDPLYVIDGVIISSPVQDVGSGRVGLVNGSSPIDYLNPNDIASIEVLKDASSTAIYGARGANGVIIVTTKRGTSGGGRVTYDSDFSLGVLPKKLPLLNAKEFLEVEDRAFLNARKYDPDAFDAAGNSTKYTDPKLKRTNPLLFDTQGNPLYDTDWQDETFKPAFTQNHQLGFTGGTEKGTFGAFLNYRNEDGLAAGSWQKRFAGRFVFDTQIKSWLKVGGTLGYTDQNEKQVDILGGGGITMMRQVLEGLPIIPVKYPDGSWASNRDYPGMEGGDSPLRVGTDVLNLLKTQTVLGNMYVAINLAEGLELRSTIGTNIINQRTDYFAPRGMKYISDNGDAYVDNNRFNSWQFENYLTYNKEFGKIHNINAMAGLSWQHMDQFRNRASTQGFTDSFFQYNNLGVGASPQAPSSYSLAYGLNSYFARLNYTLLNKYLFTFTGRADGSSKFGGNNQFAFFPSAAVAWRVMEEEFMKGVPSISNLKLRASYGVTGNSEIPAYRALAGLGNYTVIFGGVRNSGIGTGRIANPDLRWEKTQQIDVGLELGLFSNRLNFELDLYRRKVEDMLLNAPLPYSSGYANIYSNVGSMQNTGVEFALNTTNVRTEAFSWNTTFNISVNKNKVLTLANKNAPIIQGNTIIQVGEPVGSFFGRITQGTWGSDEADEAKRYGLESGDIKHQDLNNDGTINDLDRTIIGRGVPKGFGTFLNTFQYKALSLTVDLQFMYGNDVLNRSIHSAEDRQGQANSYKTVLNAWTETNQNTEIAQLRPLIAGYTTVNDSHKITDASFIRGRNLLLAYTFSPELTSRLKLDRLRVYGSVQNFFLATKYKGYDPEVSNSGDILEQGVALYDYPRPRVFMLGVNVGF